The sequence below is a genomic window from Hippocampus zosterae strain Florida chromosome 15, ASM2543408v3, whole genome shotgun sequence.
GTCTTCGCCAAGAGAAGCCACTTCCTTTACAGGTGAGGCTGCTTCCTGTCCGCCACGGGTGGGCGCGTCATTCGCAAATCCGTCATCGTTCGTCATTATTCTTCCTGACCGGCCCGGTCTTCCACGCCGTCACTCTGTCGTCGTTATTTTTAACGTGCTTCTTGCCACGGTCCGTTATGGTGTAGTTACGGTATCGCGCCACACGGTGGCGCCTCTTGGAACGTCACTCGATCACACTTTTCCAGAAACCTGAGGaaaacactttttctttttgtcgtgCATTCACGTCAGGTGTACCCGACAGCTGCGCTCATGAATGGCGCGTAGTGAAGCTGAGGAACTGTTATTTTGTTAAGAATAAACAGGTGTTTGCGGAAACTCGAGAAGTCTTTGCACCTTCGGCTGCACATGTCCAGGACCGGTTTCTGCCACGGCTCACAACACCACGTTACTTCGTTCCACCTCGAAATTACATTTCGTCACGGCTATTTTAGgcctgtcaggaaaaaaaataagatttataAGGGGAAGAacacacaattgtatttttttcttaacggCTTGGGGCACCCCCAAAAAGATATTAATGATTGCACTACACGGATACGGTCactgaatgaaaaaacaaacacacacaccacccacCCGGGAACACCAGAGCAGAAATTTGAACCCCGAATGTCAGAAATGTGGGGCCAAGGCAAAAGCCGGTCGTCCACGGTAGAGACGATTTATCACAATGATCAATCAGTAATTTCTGGCTCATGTCCTTCCAGGATGTTTTTGAAGTCTGGCTGGGGATGGACGTGCGTCTTTGTCGGCGCCTTTGTCTTCCTTTTGTCCTTCTCCTCCCGCCGTTCCCTCTCGCTGTCACTCCGTCATCTCTCCCGGCTCGCAGCGGCCGGTGGACTTTGGTTCGTCTTCTGCAAACTTCTCGACGCGCTGGAAAATGCGACGGGCAGCTGCTACGAGCATCTTCCGGGCAGCTCGGAAACCGGCGACGATCCGCTTCCTCTCTTGGTGTTGCGAGAAGGGGCGAGCAAGGCGGAATGCCTCAAAGCCGGCATGCTGTGGAGAGGATATGAGGTTTCCCAGGACGTCTTCCTCCTGTGTCTCTGTTGCCTCCTGCTCGCCGAAGAAACGGCGGTGTTTGGCCCTTACCTGTGCCGGGGTGGGGTTTCCGACGGCCCGCTGAGGATCCTCTTCCTGTTCTGCGTTCTCCTGCTCAGCCTGTGGCTCTTCCTGCTCGTCTGTCTGCTCGCCTACTTCCCCCAGTTCCCCACTCAGCTCTTAGGAGGGGCTCTGGGTTGTCTGAGTTGGAGGGGATTGTATCAGGGGTGGTACTGCCAGGGTCCCTGCTGGTACTGCCCTGGGAGACCTGGACTCGGTTTGTTGCAAAACTAAGACCGCCTCGGAACACGGAGATCCCGAGTCAGGGCGCAAGTGGAAACTCGAGTGATGGAAGGATTGTGGGCTCCTACCCCTGGGGGTGACCGCGGAAGAAAAACGGGATGTGAAAACTGGTGAGACTGCCACGCCGAAAATGTGAGTGGTGTTTGCTGAGTATGTTTGAAATCACATTTGAGACACTGCCTCAATGACTTGCTGGGACGCACAGTATTTTGTCCAGCAGCTCAAAATCCACACTTTGAGACAAAACGAGTTGTTCAGACCAAGCAACGAAAATCGGATTAGCGATGCAAACATCTGTTGAGTCTCTGTCGCTATCAAGAGAATTTCAACGATTGGGATGATTCATTGACGTGAGCCGTCATTGTCGTCCTTCCCTGATTTTATCGGacaattttgggggaaaacccccaaaacaaaaacatctgttGCTCTACTTTTCACGGGTGCTGATCATTTCTCTCATATTCTACAAGACTCTCATCAAGTCTGACTTTGAAacatttggtttatgtgtgtgaGAATGTTGAACAAAAGAGGAAAGCGTACTATAGCTGATGTTCATTAAACAATAACTTTTCACGCATCCCATTAAGTGGCGTTTCCATGCTCGATAAGCTACTGAATCAATGTGCTCGGTTGGCGAGGGAAGTCCTCTTTCGTTTgtgttgtttattgttttactttttacattttaagcgctttgttacagctgcagctgtcgtgaaagcgcaatataaatcaggatgtactgtatgtatagtTGTAAATCGCAAGCTCTTTGACCTTTTCGGTCTTAAAATGACCAGGCCCGGCGACCCTATTGCAAGTTTTATTGACCAAACGGTTTCAGAAAAGATAAAATATCTACGGTATTCTACACCCAAAAAAAGCCTCATCCCAATCAACAGTTCAGGATGCAGCTGTGACATCCATCCTTTGAGGCAGAAAACGGCAACGCCATCAAGTATTAATACGCCGACGGTCAAGGCGTTCATACGACAAGGTTagtttaaaaagcacaaaaaacaaaaacataccatTCGTCAAGCTTCCCCGAAGTTCAATCGCGACCTCATTAAGGGGTCCTTCGCAAAAACCTGCCTGAAGAAAGAAGAATCCCACGTGTGCCCAAACAAAACGAGCGCCTTCCCGGAGTGAGCGTCCCAAGAATCGATGGCATCATTTGTACCGTTTTCTGCAGTGAGCCTCGACCCAACTCGGATGCGCCGCTCCGGCCAATGTGAACATCCGGCAAGGTGACCCCCGCGTACTTTGGCGCACACGGCGGCACGAGGGGCTCACGTCACCTCACTCCTCCTCGTGAGACCGGATCTCACCAACAAGGTTAAACGATCAACACATAGCGTACTCGCATCTTTTCAGGACGACGCTCGGGAGCTCGATGCGGCGGGTCGGCGTTTGGACAGGCGGGCAAAGACACGTGCGGCGGTCCCGGGGGGTCGAATGAGCGGCGGAAATCAAGGCCCGATTCAAATGGATTAGGAGAGTAACGGGACGGCAGAGTCAAAAGAATCCAGTGGCTCCCAGTGACAGTCCATCAAGGCATCGAAGAGCTCCTCGCTGCGCTGCATCAAATCCGCGTTCCACTGCTCCACGTCGCACTCTTGGAAGGGCACTGCAAAACGCCAAACGGTAAGCGCCGGCCGGGCAGAGGCAAACGCAACCAAAGACGCTTTCTGTCCACGCCGACCGCCCGGGCGCCGTCGAGCCCCTGCTGATTTGTACTCGCAAAAGGAGCAAGTGTCTCAGGAAATGGagaaatatatccatccatccatccattttccgaaccgcttgatcctcactagggtcgcggggggtgctggagccaattgtcttcgggcagtaggcgggggacaccctgaatcagttgccagccaatcccagggcacacagagacgaacaaccactagggacaatttagagtgcccaatcagtctgccacgcatgtttttggaatgtgggaggaaaccggagcacccggagaaaacccacgcaggcccggggagaacatgcaaactccacacagggaggccggagctggaatcgaacccggtacctctgcactgtgaagccgacgtgctaaccactggactatcgggccgctgGAGAAATATAGTCCCCTCAAAATGATTGAACAAATGTGCGcgagttccattttttttgctcaagggTCGTTAACGTTCAGCCTACCGTTAGCGCTACGAAATGATCTTGCGGCCGTAAGAGGGGATAATGATCCAAATAACGAGGAGCATCCAAAGTGATTTTGGATTTCCGAAGTTATCAACAGCCGCCGGACGAAGGGTCCACCGGCGTTCAACCGTGGGTGTCATCGGACAACGAAGAGGCTTTCACGTGCACGGTAAAAGTGAGAGACTCGAGCGTTTGTTACCTTCCGCGTTGTCCTCGCCGCCGGCCGTCTCTTCTTGACTCTGCTGTGGACCAATGGAAATTCAGAATATGAGGACGTCAACTGATCCACAACAGTATTTCAATTTCAATGCCGATCGGGATGATTGTCCTCGGAGAgccgggtgttttttttttcgagtgcTATTACTTGGATGTAAAAACGCGGGGGAAGCGCTGCCCCGATGCGTCTTTCCGCAAATACGCGGATGGCTTTGTAGGCGAAGCAATCTCACATACCGGCGCATTTCCGGTGGCGTCGGAAGTCGGAGGCGGAAAGCCCgcgggtggcggcggcggcgccgcgtGGCTGGGCGGCGGGTATCCGTAGGGGCCGTAGTTGTAGTTGTAGCCGCCGTTGTAGCCGCCGTAGGCGCCGCTGTTATAGCTGCCGTACTGATCGTAGCTGCCCCACTGAGAGTAGTAACCTTGCCCCGCGCCGTTGGGGTTCCCATAATAACTGGATGGCGGCTGACTGTAGGTGGCCGGGTAATTGGCACTGGGGCCCACCCAGGTGCTCGTCTTCTGGCTGCACAACAAGTCAAGGAGAAGGCATGCAAAgctcaaaatacaatacaatacatgctgatttatatagcgctttcacaacagcggcagctgtaacaaagcgctttacaaaacagttaacataaagtaaaataatgaacacaacacataacataaaacacggacagtcgtgcagtcctaaccacttttccgtcacacgctttgttgtttgaagcggtttgagatgaaagaggagagaatcaaagtgtcctttaaccagtggatcagagacgtcatgctcaaaatgtgcacacgtcggctacaagctaagtttcaaagtcaacaagaagctgtagcatccattgacgaaaaaaagagattggttcacttctcctgtcccctggaaatccatttcaattccaagcggcgactcacggttccaaatacgcatcggcgctcttcgccaacgctcttctctcctcatcctcaacttcagcggccatccatccagccgcaccaacgccgactgtccaacagcgccgacatagccactgaacaaatcggggttgtgaaaaatgctgcccattactggcgcaaaaaacacacgcgtccccaggtctgtccagcaccgacagtcaatggcgccgacattcctcccaatcaaaatctgtgctggtacaggcgtgctgccgagaaggcgcaaccaccaagcacagatactgctcctttgacgaatgtcgtggccaaaaaaagcgccgaaaacagtccatatcaggtccacacaatgaaacaacaaacaacatgtgacaaaacaaaagacaaaaacagcaaaaaagaacaaaaaagcaaggctcttgaagagcacttgccaaaggctgcctactcgggcgcaatcttgggggaaaaaaaaaattagattagACTCTGAAGGTGCACAAATCTAAATTGAGATTTATCtatattttgcaacaaaaaaaaggcccaaTTAAAAATCTGCGATGAACGAAGATAAAGTGGGCGTTCGTTCTTTTTGTAAGATTGGATATTCTTCCCATTCCGACTTTCACAAGGCCTTTATGAGCATACAAGGCTTCAAGGTGTCATTTCCAGGTGGGACCGGTGAGCGGCAAACGCTTGCGTCGTCCACTTTCAAGGTGGATGGACGCGTTTCAAATGCCGCTCAGCCCGAAGTTTTCCGGCCTCGAAGCCAAATGACGACGAAGAGGGAAAGCATACTTACGCCTTTGCCACGGCAAGACTGAGTCGGAGGGCCTTTCCCCCGAGCATGGTGCCCTGGCATTCCTCGATTGCCTTCTTCTGCTCATTCTCATCTCCAAACTTGACAAAGC
It includes:
- the fitm1l gene encoding fat storage-inducing transmembrane protein 1; its protein translation is MPNPGQMPLLTGYDPKVIPFFPTQPTRRSRWTATAVALQRKVLTDTPSCRESHRDLGIFAAGFARLRCRKAVGSLDLPCTEASDRVEAGILAWLPISRDGSCRTELCWRTSLETATGHFLRPGKRFAPSGEMVLNAMLVILTDLAARLLGNTLFRRHFHLALSAAVTFGPVLSFWVSRHSVFAKRSHFLYRMFLKSGWGWTCVFVGAFVFLLSFSSRRSLSLSLRHLSRLAAAGGLWFVFCKLLDALENATGSCYEHLPGSSETGDDPLPLLVLREGASKAECLKAGMLWRGYEVSQDVFLLCLCCLLLAEETAVFGPYLCRGGVSDGPLRILFLFCVLLLSLWLFLLVCLLAYFPQFPTQLLGGALGCLSWRGLYQGWYCQGPCWYCPGRPGLGLLQN
- the trnau1apb gene encoding tRNA selenocysteine 1-associated protein 1-like isoform X2, coding for MFNRQTSLWMGDLDPYMDENFVKQAFSAMGEAPLGVKIITHKITGGSAGYCFVELADEASVDRCVQRLNGKLVPGSNPPRKFKLNFATYGKRQEAGPEFSVFVGDLSSEVDDSQLHQVFKSFPSCKGAKVVTDQCGYSRGYGFVKFGDENEQKKAIEECQGTMLGGKALRLSLAVAKAQKTSTWVGPSANYPATYSQPPSSYYGNPNGAGQGYYSQWGSYDQYGSYNSGAYGGYNGGYNYNYGPYGYPPPSHAAPPPPPAGFPPPTSDATGNAPSQEETAGGEDNAEVPFQECDVEQWNADLMQRSEELFDALMDCHWEPLDSFDSAVPLLS
- the trnau1apb gene encoding tRNA selenocysteine 1-associated protein 1-like isoform X1; protein product: MFNRQTSLWMGDLDPYMDENFVKQAFSAMGEAPLGVKIITHKITGGSAGYCFVELADEASVDRCVQRLNGKLVPGSNPPRKFKLNFATYGKRQEAGPEFSVFVGDLSSEVDDSQLHQVFKSFPSCKGAKVVTDQCGYSRGYGFVKFGDENEQKKAIEECQGTMLGGKALRLSLAVAKAQKTSTWVGPSANYPATYSQPPSSYYGNPNGAGQGYYSQWGSYDQYGSYNSGAYGGYNGGYNYNYGPYGYPPPSHAAPPPPPAGFPPPTSDATGNAPQSQEETAGGEDNAEVPFQECDVEQWNADLMQRSEELFDALMDCHWEPLDSFDSAVPLLS